The window AGCATGTAAGTTTAGAACTGGAGAAGGATTTCCAAGAAAGATTTGTTGAAGAACTCACATTTAATAATTATAAAGAGAAAAATTAACTACCCGATATTCTCAATTCATCATTTTTTCTATGAATTTTTTTCTCCTCTATCAATTCATCAAGATATAGGTAGAATGTTTTGCTTGCATCACATGCCTTTTCAGGATTTTTCCAATTTCCAACACCATCAACAATAATCTCCTCCAATTTCTTTACATCAATGCTTTTTGAGCCCGCAATTTTTTTTAGAATAATGTCTTTTGTTGTGGGTAAATTACACGCTTCAAAGATAGCGTCTTTTAAGAGATCACCAGCCTCCTGCATTAAGGGGCATATAGGATCCATTTCGGCTAGACAAGAACATTCTGAGTCCTCATTCTGATGCTCTTCATATATTTTCTTAAGAAAAATTTCTCGATCCTTGTAAGGGAAATTCACCAGCTTTTTACCCACCATAGCAGCGCTACCTCCTGGGCTATCTCTTAACACTCTTACTTCTTTAATCACCTTCTTACTTTCGTCCAATTTTATCTCAAATTTTGGCCTACCAAATCTTTTAGTAAACTCATTAATGAATTCATTCTCACTTTTGTTAAGAGTACAAAAAGGCTCTGGGAACTCTACATGGATTTTCTTTGATTCCAGATCATCTAGGATAGTCTTCTTTGC is drawn from Candidatus Bathyarchaeota archaeon and contains these coding sequences:
- a CDS encoding DUF166 domain-containing protein → NAYELKPETIKEEHASESNIWSKLWEEPEKYLPKDLPIIECDLLLVLGIHSKLGDLIPSMAEKLGAKAVLYPIDDRKMGPEAKKTILDDLESKKIHVEFPEPFCTLNKSENEFINEFTKRFGRPKFEIKLDESKKVIKEVRVLRDSPGGSAAMVGKKLVNFPYKDREIFLKKIYEEHQNEDSECSCLAEMDPICPLMQEAGDLLKDAIFEACNLPTTKDIILKKIAGSKSIDVKKLEEIIVDGVGNWKNPEKACDASKTFYLYLDELIEEKKIHRKNDELRISGS